One window from the genome of Pedobacter schmidteae encodes:
- a CDS encoding lipopolysaccharide biosynthesis protein produces the protein MKLKVLQLLNLIRNKYILSLLSNGINAIIGMLTISVLLRVLSIHDMGVWGFFFTMLLLGDTLRSGFLATTVVKFYSGASEERKNQVAGSAWFIAISITVILFLINIPAYFVSFYIENESLTLFLKFFGLNYLLSLPFFVANCLLQAKQRYDRLLILNLSNQGSFFVFILLLILFGKIHIHTVIYAYLTANILSSFIALVMGWSGLRKLRYKTRKVTREMFDFGKFTVGTTISASLLTTADSFIINFFMGPALLAIYSAGTKLTQIIEIPMRSFVYTAMPTLAEKYNLGRKSELITVMKRYIGVFTIAIFPVIILIFIFADYAILILGGGKYVQTEAPNILRICMIIAMLYPAERFFALTLDIIHKPKINFIKVIVMFFVVVITDLLAIHYTDSIYGVAAASFFTTLTGLLIAYFALNTHYQKFSLWNIYQYGYVEVKKLIRTNATRFFG, from the coding sequence ATGAAATTAAAAGTATTGCAGTTGCTCAATTTAATACGAAATAAATATATACTATCGCTTTTAAGTAATGGAATAAATGCTATCATAGGTATGCTTACCATATCTGTGTTGTTAAGGGTACTCTCTATTCATGATATGGGGGTATGGGGCTTTTTTTTTACGATGTTATTACTTGGTGATACGTTAAGATCGGGCTTTCTGGCTACAACGGTAGTTAAATTTTATTCGGGAGCTAGTGAGGAAAGAAAAAATCAAGTAGCTGGCTCTGCATGGTTTATTGCAATCTCCATTACGGTGATTTTGTTTTTAATAAATATTCCGGCTTATTTCGTTTCATTCTATATTGAAAACGAAAGTCTTACGCTTTTTCTTAAATTTTTTGGTTTAAATTATCTGTTGTCTTTGCCTTTTTTTGTTGCAAATTGTCTTTTACAAGCTAAACAAAGATATGACAGACTCTTGATCTTAAATTTAAGCAACCAGGGATCTTTTTTCGTATTTATCCTGCTGCTCATTCTATTTGGAAAAATACATATCCATACAGTCATATATGCTTATCTGACAGCGAATATATTGTCGAGTTTCATTGCGCTTGTAATGGGATGGTCGGGATTGAGGAAGTTGAGGTATAAGACACGCAAAGTTACTCGTGAGATGTTTGATTTTGGGAAGTTTACAGTAGGTACGACAATTAGCGCAAGTCTGCTCACTACTGCGGATAGTTTTATCATCAATTTTTTTATGGGACCGGCATTGCTGGCGATTTATAGTGCTGGAACGAAACTGACTCAAATTATTGAAATCCCGATGAGGAGTTTTGTATATACCGCCATGCCTACTTTGGCAGAAAAATACAACCTTGGACGGAAATCAGAACTCATTACGGTTATGAAAAGATATATTGGCGTTTTTACTATTGCTATTTTTCCTGTAATTATTTTGATATTTATTTTTGCAGACTATGCTATTCTTATATTAGGAGGGGGAAAATATGTACAAACTGAAGCCCCAAATATATTGCGTATATGTATGATTATTGCCATGCTTTATCCAGCAGAACGTTTTTTTGCATTAACTCTTGATATTATTCACAAGCCAAAAATCAACTTTATCAAGGTCATTGTTATGTTTTTTGTGGTGGTAATTACTGATTTGTTAGCTATTCATTATACAGATAGTATTTATGGCGTAGCGGCAGCATCGTTCTTTACCACATTAACAGGTTTGTTAATTGCATATTTTGCATTAAATACCCATTATCAAAAGTTTAGTTTATGGAATATTTATCAATATGGGTATGTTGAGGTAAAGAAATTGATCAGGACAAACGCTACCCGGTTTTTCGGTTAA
- a CDS encoding class I SAM-dependent methyltransferase — protein MKFSNPKTRSHLSIKKSYNVLEIGGGNYPHPRANVVVDKYVDSNYHRSGNIKVYPHQKFVLAEGEALPFTDKSFDYIICCHVLEHVDDPIPFLKEQARVAPMGYIETPSIIGEYLMPKESHKWLIQEIDGKIVMYEKDKIGFTAWQDFGTVFLDYLPKQSVGYKIMQRTHNNLTNMVYEWTSEAEVIINPDSSYYRDFFTKPWDEATCNKLLHSSSFKEEAKSSMGAMMNIVKTFFSSKEKKLKDPVI, from the coding sequence AGAAGCCACCTGTCCATTAAAAAATCATATAATGTATTAGAAATAGGCGGCGGTAATTACCCACACCCAAGAGCAAATGTTGTTGTAGATAAATATGTGGATTCCAACTATCACAGAAGTGGAAACATAAAAGTATATCCACATCAAAAATTCGTTCTTGCCGAAGGAGAAGCCTTACCATTTACAGATAAATCATTCGATTATATTATCTGCTGTCATGTTCTTGAACATGTGGACGATCCTATTCCTTTTCTTAAAGAACAAGCCAGAGTGGCTCCTATGGGATATATCGAAACCCCGTCCATTATAGGCGAATACCTTATGCCAAAAGAATCGCATAAATGGCTCATACAGGAAATCGATGGAAAAATAGTGATGTATGAAAAAGATAAAATAGGCTTTACTGCGTGGCAGGATTTCGGTACTGTTTTCCTCGACTACCTTCCAAAGCAGTCAGTTGGTTATAAGATCATGCAACGGACGCACAACAACTTAACAAATATGGTTTACGAGTGGACTTCAGAAGCCGAAGTTATTATCAATCCAGACAGTTCATACTATAGAGACTTTTTCACCAAACCTTGGGATGAGGCTACATGTAACAAACTTTTGCACAGTAGTTCATTTAAGGAAGAAGCTAAATCATCTATGGGTGCAATGATGAATATCGTTAAAACCTTTTTCAGTTCTAAAGAAAAGAAATTAAAAGATCCCGTTATATAG